A section of the Engystomops pustulosus chromosome 3, aEngPut4.maternal, whole genome shotgun sequence genome encodes:
- the RNF7 gene encoding RING-box protein 2, translating into MTSRPHTGMADRRAELTRPSVKMFSLKKWNAVAMWSWDVECDTCAICRVQVMDACLRCQAENKQEDCVVVWGECNHSFHNCCMSLWVKQNNRCPLCQQDWVVQRIGK; encoded by the exons ATGACATCCCGCCCCCATACCGGTATGGCTGATCGGCGGGCGGAGCTCACCCGGCCGAGTGTCAAGATGTTTTCTCTAAAGAAATGGAACGCGGTGGCGATGTGGAGCTGGGACGTGGAGTGCGACACGTGCGCCATCTGCCGGGTGCAGGTTATGG atgcCTGCCTCCGATGCCAAGCTGAAAACAAACAGGAGGACTGTGTAG TGGTATGGGGAGAATGTAATCACTCGTTCCACAACTGCTGCATGTCCCTATGGGTGAAGCAGAACAACCGCTGCCCATTGTGCCAACAGGACTGGGTGGTGCAAAGAATAGGAAAATAA